A region from the Haloarchaeobius salinus genome encodes:
- a CDS encoding class I adenylate-forming enzyme family protein produces the protein MRIETLLQRRIDKTPDATFLTFSDSEYTYREVGVRARRYASALSSYGIEADDRIGVFLPNGPSFLFTFFGACYLDAVVAPSNPEYTVRELEHSINLSNPRVLVTTSGLLDVVESAASDSSVERILVVDDESEHDSLPAQASSCEPIKFDPDSGASSSVAVHVYTSGTTGPPKAVEGTHNGWTTSAIDFQKRMGLTHKDTLLTSLPLFHANAQVYTTLGAAAAGAEAVIREKFSTSRWWKWCREHGATEFNAMGSMLKMLDNLPEAEDDTNNPVELVFSAGTPPELIEPFEERFDLRVVEGYSLSEDPLLTLNPTDPAKRRVGSVGLPPAEKAIRVVDEDGNEQSIGEKGEIIMRSPGLMNGYHSQPERTAEAIRDGWLYTGDYGRVDEDGFVYFLDRKKDIVRRGGENISSHEVEGVIKSLDGVDEVAIIPTPDEFYGEVVKALVRKTPDADLAPADVVAAVEGELSSFKVPEYVEFVEEFPYTPTGKIQKEKLREREQTNEVSHWERPFDTS, from the coding sequence ATGCGGATCGAGACACTCTTGCAGCGACGGATAGACAAAACACCAGACGCGACGTTTCTTACCTTCTCCGACTCGGAGTACACATACCGGGAGGTCGGGGTTCGCGCACGACGATACGCCAGTGCCCTCTCGTCGTACGGCATTGAGGCCGACGACAGGATTGGCGTGTTTCTGCCCAATGGCCCGTCGTTTCTGTTCACCTTCTTCGGGGCGTGCTACCTCGATGCGGTCGTCGCACCGTCGAACCCGGAGTACACGGTGCGCGAACTCGAACATTCCATCAACTTGTCGAACCCGCGGGTGCTTGTGACGACGAGCGGCCTGTTGGATGTGGTTGAATCGGCAGCGAGCGATTCGAGCGTCGAGCGCATCCTTGTTGTCGACGACGAGAGCGAGCACGATTCCCTGCCAGCCCAGGCGTCGAGCTGCGAGCCGATCAAGTTCGATCCCGATTCTGGCGCGTCGTCGTCGGTCGCCGTCCACGTCTACACTTCCGGAACTACTGGGCCACCGAAGGCGGTTGAGGGAACCCACAACGGGTGGACCACGAGTGCCATCGACTTCCAGAAGCGGATGGGATTGACACACAAGGATACGCTGCTGACGTCACTGCCGTTGTTCCACGCAAACGCACAAGTCTACACGACCCTGGGTGCGGCCGCTGCCGGAGCTGAAGCAGTAATCCGCGAGAAATTCTCCACCTCGCGCTGGTGGAAGTGGTGTCGGGAACACGGTGCGACGGAATTCAATGCTATGGGGAGCATGCTGAAGATGCTCGACAACTTGCCCGAAGCGGAAGACGACACAAATAATCCAGTCGAGTTGGTGTTTTCAGCCGGCACCCCACCAGAGCTAATCGAGCCATTCGAGGAACGGTTCGACCTGCGTGTCGTTGAGGGGTACTCCCTGAGCGAGGACCCGCTGCTGACGTTGAACCCGACTGACCCAGCGAAGCGACGGGTCGGGAGCGTCGGATTGCCACCGGCGGAGAAAGCGATTCGCGTCGTTGATGAGGACGGCAACGAGCAATCAATCGGGGAGAAAGGGGAGATAATCATGCGCTCGCCAGGATTGATGAATGGCTATCACAGCCAGCCCGAGCGGACGGCGGAGGCGATCCGCGACGGCTGGCTTTACACGGGCGATTACGGCCGGGTCGACGAAGATGGATTCGTTTACTTCCTCGATAGGAAGAAAGACATCGTTCGTCGTGGCGGCGAGAACATCTCTTCCCACGAGGTGGAGGGTGTGATCAAGTCGCTCGACGGAGTCGATGAAGTGGCGATTATCCCGACGCCCGACGAGTTCTACGGAGAAGTGGTGAAGGCACTCGTGAGAAAGACACCGGACGCGGACCTCGCTCCGGCGGATGTCGTGGCCGCCGTTGAGGGCGAACTCTCCTCGTTCAAAGTCCCCGAGTACGTGGAATTCGTTGAGGAGTTCCCGTACACGCCGACGGGGAAGATACAGAAGGAGAAACTCCGTGAACGCGAGCAAACGAATGAGGTCTCCCACTGGGAGCGACCGTTCGATACCTCATAG
- a CDS encoding ABC transporter permease — translation MARSLKALLIRRLLLTIPILFGVSVLAFIFVAFAPQSPAIARLQTTNPEAIAQLEESMGLNRPLHVQYVDWLTSVLTGDLGQSLVKDQQVSTLLYDRIVISGQLAIFAVVWMVILAGSLGFISAFNRNKIQDHIARVYAVLGISVPDFVVGILLLLIFAVHLEWLPAGGFVPLSEGVGTYLKHMILPSYTVGFLFTAIVMRMFRGDLLEMMNKEHVKAAKAMGVPRYKVVLQDITKPAVIPTLTTIGMSISILISGVVITEIVFAIPGLGRLLVNAVFDGDFTIIQGAVLIIALVFVTANLVVDVLYYYLDPRIRMRGD, via the coding sequence ATGGCACGTAGTCTCAAAGCACTCTTAATTCGGCGGCTATTGCTCACGATCCCCATACTGTTTGGGGTGTCAGTACTGGCTTTCATCTTCGTTGCGTTTGCCCCGCAGTCACCGGCAATCGCCAGGCTCCAGACGACAAATCCTGAGGCGATTGCGCAGCTGGAGGAATCTATGGGGCTGAACCGCCCGTTGCATGTACAGTACGTCGACTGGTTGACGAGCGTACTCACTGGGGACCTAGGCCAGTCCCTTGTCAAGGATCAACAGGTAAGCACCCTGCTGTATGACCGCATAGTGATTTCAGGCCAGCTCGCCATCTTTGCTGTCGTGTGGATGGTTATTTTGGCCGGGTCCCTCGGGTTTATTTCCGCATTCAACCGGAATAAAATCCAGGACCATATTGCTCGCGTGTACGCAGTGTTGGGAATCTCAGTTCCTGATTTCGTTGTAGGCATCCTCCTGCTTCTGATTTTCGCCGTCCATCTTGAGTGGCTGCCGGCCGGCGGATTCGTCCCATTGAGCGAAGGCGTTGGAACGTATCTTAAACATATGATATTGCCGTCTTATACGGTTGGATTCCTGTTCACGGCGATCGTCATGCGGATGTTCAGAGGCGATCTCCTCGAGATGATGAACAAAGAACACGTGAAAGCTGCGAAGGCGATGGGAGTCCCCAGATACAAGGTCGTGCTTCAAGATATCACGAAGCCTGCGGTAATCCCAACTCTGACCACGATCGGCATGTCGATCTCGATTCTGATCTCTGGCGTCGTCATCACTGAGATAGTGTTCGCAATCCCAGGACTGGGACGGCTTCTCGTGAATGCCGTCTTCGATGGTGACTTCACTATTATTCAGGGGGCAGTCCTAATCATCGCGCTAGTCTTCGTCACTGCGAACCTCGTAGTGGACGTCCTGTACTACTATCTCGATCCGCGCATTCGAATGAGAGGTGACTGA
- a CDS encoding quinone oxidoreductase family protein, translating to MKAVRYHKYGDESVMALETVERPTTDEDDVLVEIEAIGVNPVDAKLREGALPQKQPLPQTMGTDLAGRVVSVGGNVDSFDLDDRVYGTGFGWGDSGTYAEFAAVPADRLAALPDGVTFTDAAASALVGATAWQTLINQGNLTVGDACVIHGGTGGVGHIAVQIAVAAGCHVVATARGGEPIETVEQFGAVGVDYRSNSLGEDLQDALGGRAADVVLETNADANLAADLRVVGRDSTIAVIGTGGSVVLSATEALDAMLDRVDLRFSSIMSSSNIHRRALTRLATLLDAGDVSPIVAKSYPLEDAESALAHAQAANVIGKVVIDV from the coding sequence ATGAAAGCGGTTAGGTACCACAAGTACGGAGACGAGTCGGTAATGGCGCTCGAGACTGTCGAGCGACCGACGACGGACGAGGACGATGTACTGGTCGAGATCGAAGCAATCGGGGTGAACCCGGTCGACGCGAAGCTGCGGGAGGGGGCATTACCGCAGAAGCAGCCGTTGCCACAAACGATGGGGACCGACCTGGCTGGGCGCGTCGTCAGCGTCGGCGGGAACGTCGATTCGTTCGACCTCGATGACAGGGTGTACGGCACCGGATTCGGTTGGGGTGACTCCGGTACGTACGCCGAGTTCGCTGCCGTTCCAGCGGATCGGCTGGCAGCACTCCCGGACGGTGTCACGTTTACTGATGCAGCGGCGTCGGCTCTCGTCGGTGCGACTGCCTGGCAGACACTCATCAATCAAGGGAACCTCACCGTCGGGGATGCCTGTGTGATTCACGGTGGAACCGGCGGGGTCGGACACATCGCCGTCCAGATTGCAGTCGCCGCGGGCTGTCACGTCGTCGCGACGGCTAGGGGCGGGGAGCCGATCGAAACCGTAGAGCAGTTCGGCGCGGTCGGTGTCGACTACCGGTCCAACAGCCTAGGAGAAGATCTTCAGGATGCTCTCGGCGGGCGGGCAGCCGATGTTGTGCTGGAGACGAACGCTGACGCGAACCTGGCTGCGGACCTTCGTGTCGTCGGGCGAGACAGCACGATCGCCGTCATCGGGACCGGGGGGTCGGTCGTGTTGTCGGCGACAGAGGCCCTCGATGCGATGCTCGACCGCGTCGATCTCCGCTTCTCGTCGATAATGTCCTCGTCGAATATTCACCGGCGTGCGCTCACCCGCCTCGCGACGTTGCTGGACGCTGGTGACGTGAGCCCGATCGTCGCAAAATCGTACCCGCTCGAAGACGCAGAATCTGCGCTCGCGCACGCACAGGCCGCGAATGTCATCGGGAAAGTGGTTATCGACGTGTAG
- a CDS encoding LLM class flavin-dependent oxidoreductase: MQFGLVLPTERGASHDASAAWETIERQAELADTGGLDSLWVGEHHFVDNLYFDNFQTLSFLASITERVTLGTSVCLAPLYNPVRLAERVANLDVQSDGRTILGLGLGYRKQEFDVLGVDRSRRVPRLLETLDLLEQCWSEDDSAYDGEEFSFESVTVNPKPLQDGGPPIWLGGKSRASLKRAAQLGDAWLPAPSYTVDDLEQCYAVYEEAFDDEPSTRPLWREVFIDRDHERAVERARESLVGKYDSYSSWHQESGQHDDNSVEERFEAYHEGRFLVGTPDEVIADLETYRERFGTDHLLVRTQWPGLADDAAETSLELFLDEVVSEFA; the protein is encoded by the coding sequence ATGCAATTCGGCCTCGTCCTCCCGACGGAGCGGGGCGCGAGTCACGACGCCTCAGCTGCTTGGGAGACAATCGAACGACAGGCGGAGCTCGCTGACACCGGGGGGCTGGACTCGCTGTGGGTGGGCGAACACCACTTCGTCGATAATCTATACTTCGACAACTTCCAGACTCTCTCGTTTCTCGCGAGCATCACAGAGCGGGTCACTCTCGGAACGTCAGTCTGTCTCGCACCCCTTTATAATCCGGTTCGACTCGCCGAACGGGTTGCGAATCTCGACGTGCAGAGTGACGGCCGAACGATCCTAGGGCTCGGACTCGGCTATCGCAAACAGGAGTTCGACGTGCTCGGAGTCGACAGGTCACGGCGCGTCCCAAGGTTACTCGAAACCCTCGACCTCTTGGAGCAGTGCTGGTCCGAGGACGACAGTGCCTACGATGGCGAAGAGTTTTCGTTCGAGTCAGTTACAGTGAACCCCAAACCCCTCCAGGACGGGGGTCCCCCGATCTGGCTCGGCGGGAAGAGTCGGGCATCTCTCAAACGCGCTGCCCAACTGGGTGACGCCTGGTTGCCGGCTCCGAGCTACACGGTCGATGATCTCGAACAGTGTTACGCGGTCTACGAAGAGGCATTCGACGATGAACCGTCGACGCGTCCTCTCTGGCGTGAAGTCTTCATCGACCGCGACCATGAGCGCGCGGTTGAGCGTGCGAGGGAGTCTCTCGTTGGGAAGTACGATAGCTATTCGAGCTGGCATCAAGAATCCGGACAACACGATGACAACTCCGTCGAGGAGCGATTCGAAGCCTATCACGAGGGCCGGTTCCTCGTCGGGACCCCCGACGAGGTGATCGCCGACCTCGAGACCTACCGCGAGCGGTTCGGGACCGACCACCTCCTTGTGCGAACTCAGTGGCCCGGACTTGCCGACGATGCTGCCGAGACATCGCTTGAGCTGTTCCTCGACGAAGTCGTTTCCGAGTTCGCGTAG
- a CDS encoding ABC transporter ATP-binding protein, which yields MRSLRVENISVRYATERGPLLAVDDVSFDIESGEMYGLVGESGAGKSTVGRAIMRMIEDPGSITSGRVVYEDRDILSVPEKEMRTIRGSEISMIFQDPQAALNPVLTVGQQLRRVLRSHTDEEYSKAEETEEIVNALERVDIPDPKSRLDSYPVEFSGGMSQRVMIAMALISDPSVLIADEPTSNLDVTIEANILDLLEDLQEREDLTILLITHNMGVVAQHCDRIGVMYSGKLVEEGDVTDVFEHPGHPYTRDLVGCVPRPDKAGRGQLPTIEGTMPTPIDLPDACYFAPRCSFADEQCWKEAPGTETVLDDQTHQSACHFREEVTNVENNA from the coding sequence ATGCGATCGTTAAGGGTCGAGAACATCTCCGTGAGGTATGCTACCGAACGAGGCCCGCTGCTCGCGGTGGACGACGTCTCCTTTGATATCGAGTCGGGAGAAATGTACGGTCTCGTTGGCGAATCGGGTGCAGGAAAGAGCACCGTCGGCCGCGCGATTATGCGAATGATCGAGGACCCGGGCTCGATCACGAGCGGACGGGTTGTGTACGAGGATCGTGACATCCTCTCAGTCCCCGAAAAAGAGATGCGGACGATACGTGGGAGCGAGATATCGATGATATTCCAAGACCCACAGGCCGCGCTGAACCCAGTGTTGACCGTCGGGCAACAGCTCCGTCGGGTTCTGCGGAGCCATACTGATGAGGAGTACTCAAAGGCGGAGGAGACTGAGGAGATCGTCAACGCCCTGGAGCGGGTCGATATTCCGGATCCAAAGTCCCGGCTCGACAGTTACCCAGTCGAGTTCAGCGGCGGGATGAGTCAGCGAGTGATGATTGCCATGGCGCTGATCAGCGACCCATCGGTTCTAATCGCCGACGAGCCGACATCAAATCTGGACGTCACGATCGAGGCGAACATTCTCGATTTACTCGAGGACCTACAGGAGCGCGAAGATCTAACGATTTTACTAATCACTCACAACATGGGAGTCGTTGCCCAGCACTGCGACCGGATCGGTGTCATGTACTCAGGGAAACTAGTCGAGGAAGGGGACGTAACCGACGTATTCGAGCACCCTGGACACCCCTATACGCGGGACCTTGTCGGATGTGTACCGCGACCCGATAAGGCGGGTCGTGGCCAGCTCCCGACGATTGAGGGGACAATGCCGACACCTATCGATTTGCCGGACGCGTGTTACTTCGCCCCCCGCTGTTCGTTCGCCGACGAACAATGCTGGAAGGAAGCCCCCGGAACAGAGACTGTTCTAGACGATCAGACGCATCAGAGTGCATGCCACTTTCGCGAGGAGGTGACCAATGTCGAAAACAACGCTTGA
- a CDS encoding ABC transporter ATP-binding protein has protein sequence MSKTTLESDQRAVLEVENLQKYFTSGGRIDRIFGEQKTIQAVEDVSFHLGKNETLALIGESGCGKSTVAKTLIGIHEPTEGEIRFKGELMTPEKVRTSPIQLIFQDASESLNQKKTVGSILATPLKLNGNNNTNERINELLTKVGLDPSVKNRHPGTFSGGQKQRIAIARALASDPELLIADEPVSGLDVSVQAKIINLLDKLTSEMGVSLLVISHNLGVVRTISDRVHIMYMGEIVEKGDTEDVFERPAHPYTRALLSSIHVPDPSIQMERVELPGELPDPSDPPEGCRFSTRCPQYIGSVCDEVNPELTESSSNSEWPIQGNDHCSACHKHDE, from the coding sequence ATGTCGAAAACAACGCTTGAATCAGACCAGAGAGCGGTGCTGGAGGTCGAGAACCTCCAGAAGTACTTCACGAGCGGCGGTCGCATTGATCGCATCTTCGGTGAGCAAAAGACTATCCAGGCAGTCGAGGATGTGTCATTTCATCTCGGGAAGAATGAGACGCTGGCCCTTATCGGCGAGAGCGGCTGTGGCAAGAGCACCGTCGCGAAGACGCTGATTGGTATCCATGAGCCGACCGAAGGGGAAATCAGATTTAAAGGAGAACTGATGACCCCTGAGAAGGTCAGGACGAGTCCGATTCAGTTGATCTTCCAGGATGCTTCTGAGTCGCTGAATCAGAAGAAGACGGTCGGGAGTATTCTGGCGACACCGCTGAAACTGAACGGCAACAACAATACGAACGAAAGAATCAATGAACTACTGACAAAGGTCGGGCTTGATCCAAGCGTAAAGAACCGCCATCCCGGAACGTTTAGCGGAGGACAGAAACAGCGTATCGCCATCGCGCGAGCACTTGCAAGCGATCCTGAGCTACTCATCGCTGACGAACCAGTCAGCGGTCTAGACGTGAGTGTTCAAGCGAAGATCATCAATCTACTTGATAAATTGACTAGCGAGATGGGTGTCTCGCTTCTGGTTATCTCTCATAATCTAGGTGTTGTTCGCACGATCTCTGACCGAGTCCATATCATGTACATGGGAGAGATTGTTGAAAAAGGAGATACAGAAGACGTGTTCGAGCGCCCGGCACACCCATACACGAGGGCACTGCTGTCGTCGATCCATGTCCCTGATCCGAGCATCCAAATGGAACGTGTCGAACTCCCTGGAGAACTGCCTGACCCAAGTGACCCGCCTGAAGGCTGTCGGTTCAGCACTCGTTGTCCACAGTATATCGGGAGTGTCTGTGACGAGGTTAATCCGGAACTCACCGAGAGTAGTTCGAACTCGGAGTGGCCGATTCAGGGTAACGACCACTGTTCAGCGTGCCACAAACATGATGAGTAA
- a CDS encoding MFS transporter, whose protein sequence is MAVLFGKDYDIIANRDFQLVLLANLAAPLGTALLSPLLDSLTAPFRVSSTEIGLLITVFTAPGIFIIPLTGALSDRYGRKPILVFGLVLFGVTGSSIALTADFHVALALRFFQGAGLACITPVLITSIGDMYEGGQETTGQGLRFGVSGLTATVFPVLAGVLVVIAWQYPFLIYSIAIPIAVVVFLWFEEPLASSDRPIAARTNNSDDQYLWKILKLLTQVKVGAFLLARVIPVCIYIGFLTYNSVLTVQLRSGTPLQAGILVGVTSMTYALVATQAGRIRDALDGMEMSLIAGNACLGFGLIIVTLTQEFRTGVLGATLLGTGFGITLAQYRSTATKMAPEAYRGGLVSIAESIGRIGATLTPVGIGVVVSVFNPILGFQTAVQWTMTSLGLGGAILGITSVLVMSNTVVTEV, encoded by the coding sequence TTGGCGGTCCTGTTTGGGAAGGATTACGACATCATCGCAAATCGTGACTTTCAACTAGTTCTACTGGCGAACCTTGCAGCCCCCCTCGGGACAGCCCTGCTCTCACCGCTACTTGACTCACTTACTGCACCATTCCGTGTTTCGTCAACTGAAATCGGACTGCTCATCACCGTATTCACCGCACCGGGTATCTTCATTATCCCACTCACAGGGGCCCTCTCAGATCGATACGGACGGAAACCTATCCTGGTGTTTGGACTCGTTCTGTTTGGAGTCACCGGGTCCAGTATAGCTCTGACTGCTGATTTCCATGTCGCGCTCGCACTTCGGTTCTTCCAGGGGGCAGGTCTTGCTTGCATTACCCCGGTCCTCATCACGAGTATCGGCGACATGTACGAGGGTGGACAGGAGACCACCGGCCAGGGTCTTCGGTTTGGGGTCTCCGGTCTTACAGCAACGGTGTTCCCCGTCCTCGCAGGGGTGCTCGTGGTGATTGCGTGGCAGTATCCGTTTTTGATTTATAGCATCGCCATCCCGATCGCAGTCGTCGTATTCCTCTGGTTCGAGGAGCCATTAGCATCGAGTGACCGCCCGATTGCGGCGCGTACGAACAACTCTGACGATCAGTACTTGTGGAAGATTCTCAAACTCCTAACCCAAGTGAAGGTCGGGGCTTTCCTCCTCGCTCGCGTTATTCCTGTGTGCATCTACATCGGATTCCTCACGTACAACTCGGTTCTCACAGTCCAGCTCCGGAGTGGAACACCGCTTCAGGCAGGAATCCTGGTAGGCGTGACAAGCATGACGTACGCACTCGTAGCGACCCAAGCCGGACGAATCAGGGACGCGCTCGACGGGATGGAAATGTCGCTCATCGCTGGAAATGCCTGTCTCGGCTTCGGTCTTATTATAGTAACTCTAACGCAAGAGTTCAGGACCGGGGTACTTGGGGCTACTCTTCTTGGTACTGGATTTGGTATTACGCTCGCCCAGTATCGAAGCACAGCCACTAAAATGGCTCCTGAGGCGTACCGTGGTGGGCTGGTCAGTATCGCTGAGAGTATTGGCCGCATCGGGGCCACACTCACTCCTGTGGGGATTGGGGTAGTTGTCTCAGTGTTTAATCCCATACTTGGATTCCAGACTGCAGTTCAGTGGACCATGACGAGTCTCGGACTCGGCGGTGCAATACTCGGAATCACGAGTGTTCTCGTCATGTCCAACACAGTAGTTACAGAGGTTTGA
- a CDS encoding ABC transporter permease, with protein MSTKDNTERDFVQKRREQFESETEEYRSELQTLLHHFRHDLLGVGALVLLGVVLLVTIIGPFLLPRGAIEQNYGSIRAPPGAEFLLGADQLGRSVLSRVVVGGRYSIAIGILSVLFAGTLGTAIGGVAGYTDREWLDEVFMRSMDVIMSFPAIVMGIAVMGIFGNDAISIGPVELTNFWKLILIIGVIYMPRFARITRGAVLQEKGKSYVLLSRIEGASHAHVFLRELLPNVLSPLLVMFTYRIGSAMILAAALSFLGIGIQPPTPSWGNMLAASRDLIFIDVWWVTVFPALALATTIICFNILGDSVRDALDPDVDIPEE; from the coding sequence ATGAGTACCAAAGACAACACTGAGCGAGATTTCGTCCAGAAACGGAGGGAACAGTTCGAATCCGAAACTGAGGAGTACAGGAGTGAATTACAGACGCTCCTGCACCACTTCCGGCACGATTTGCTCGGTGTGGGTGCGCTTGTATTACTGGGGGTTGTCCTATTAGTGACAATAATCGGTCCGTTTCTGCTCCCCCGGGGAGCGATTGAGCAGAATTATGGCTCAATCCGCGCACCGCCAGGGGCGGAGTTTCTTCTCGGTGCGGACCAGCTTGGACGGTCTGTGCTGTCGCGGGTAGTCGTCGGTGGCCGTTACTCGATTGCTATCGGCATCCTATCTGTGCTGTTCGCAGGGACGCTCGGGACTGCGATTGGAGGCGTCGCCGGCTACACCGATCGCGAGTGGCTGGACGAGGTGTTCATGCGCAGCATGGACGTCATCATGTCGTTTCCCGCCATCGTAATGGGAATTGCCGTAATGGGAATCTTCGGGAACGACGCAATCTCGATCGGTCCCGTAGAGTTGACGAACTTTTGGAAGCTAATCCTGATTATCGGCGTGATCTACATGCCCAGGTTCGCCCGTATTACGCGGGGTGCGGTGCTTCAGGAGAAGGGGAAGAGCTACGTTTTACTCTCCCGGATTGAAGGAGCATCCCATGCCCACGTATTCCTCCGTGAACTCTTGCCAAATGTTCTCTCCCCGCTTCTAGTGATGTTCACATATCGGATTGGGTCAGCGATGATTCTCGCAGCTGCGCTGAGCTTCCTCGGGATTGGCATACAGCCTCCGACGCCAAGTTGGGGCAATATGCTCGCCGCCAGCCGTGATCTCATCTTCATCGACGTCTGGTGGGTGACGGTCTTCCCCGCGCTCGCCCTCGCGACGACGATTATCTGTTTCAACATCCTCGGCGACTCGGTCCGTGATGCGCTTGACCCCGATGTGGACATTCCCGAAGAATAA